Proteins from a genomic interval of Rhodothermus marinus:
- the cas2 gene encoding CRISPR-associated endonuclease Cas2 — MAFWLIGYDIADPRRLQRVARLLEDYGQRLQYSVFLCRLEAEAIRQLRRGLLRIVDLEEDRLFFLRLCQGCIEALEQIGQGKGVDLRQNHWIV; from the coding sequence ATGGCATTCTGGCTGATCGGATACGACATTGCCGACCCCCGCCGCCTGCAGCGGGTGGCGCGGCTGCTTGAAGACTACGGGCAGCGGTTGCAGTACAGTGTGTTTCTGTGTCGGCTTGAGGCCGAAGCGATACGGCAGCTCCGTCGCGGGCTGCTGCGCATCGTCGATCTTGAAGAAGACCGCCTGTTCTTTCTGCGTCTCTGTCAGGGTTGTATCGAAGCCCTCGAGCAGATCGGCCAGGGGAAAGGCGTGGACCTCAGACAGAACCACTGGATCGTCTGA
- the cas1 gene encoding CRISPR-associated endonuclease Cas1, with translation MAWVYEFAYCLRRGYYAWVEGPGEPVALSSGEGTWMAADGWCGPVQFIRDGHGSPVPVIRLAHVAESDTAERPEHLMLAALARLIEAETGQSVARGIVQYGPTGRQEVVTLDERLRAAWQRLDAEIRAVIHEGRLPAPRADQRCPACPRLEVCNPSGAAETAAQLNVLPPVRQARTLYVDEIGAVVRRDGRQLVVTVSRNGTRRELLRLPALLVDQVVLVGPVQITSQALRLLLRQNVDIVYLSTEGRFEGRLATEFHPHVALRLAQYEAARDPQRALPLARQFVRGKLQNMARLLRHYAQDYRNSTLEATAAAIESDLQHLSELKSPDAVRGLEGAATRRYFSVFNEMLRPEAHEPIDWPVFPGRNRRPPTDPVNATLGYLYALLLGNLVTACAVAGLDPYVGYLHTPAYGRPSLALDLMEEFRAPIADRLTLHLFNRGKLRPRHFEERSGGVYLNEEGRAVVLAAWQEWRQQVSRHPVLGLEMSQMRHFEAQARLLARTLQEPGAEYTPFVA, from the coding sequence GTGGCATGGGTGTATGAGTTTGCCTACTGCCTGCGGCGAGGCTACTATGCCTGGGTGGAGGGGCCGGGCGAACCAGTTGCCCTCTCTTCGGGCGAGGGCACATGGATGGCGGCCGATGGCTGGTGCGGACCGGTGCAGTTCATCCGAGACGGCCATGGAAGCCCTGTGCCGGTGATCCGGTTGGCGCATGTAGCGGAAAGCGACACGGCCGAGCGGCCGGAGCATCTGATGCTGGCCGCGCTTGCCCGACTGATCGAAGCCGAAACAGGCCAGTCCGTTGCCCGCGGCATCGTGCAGTACGGTCCTACCGGCCGGCAGGAAGTGGTAACCCTGGACGAGCGCCTGCGGGCCGCATGGCAACGCCTCGATGCGGAGATCCGGGCGGTTATTCATGAAGGAAGGCTACCTGCACCACGGGCCGACCAGCGTTGCCCGGCCTGTCCACGGCTTGAAGTCTGTAACCCTTCTGGTGCAGCCGAAACTGCGGCCCAGTTGAACGTTCTGCCTCCGGTGCGTCAGGCCCGCACGCTCTACGTGGATGAAATCGGAGCCGTCGTGCGCCGTGATGGGCGGCAGCTGGTGGTGACCGTCAGCCGCAACGGCACCCGCCGGGAATTGCTGCGACTGCCCGCATTGCTGGTGGATCAGGTCGTGCTCGTCGGACCCGTGCAGATCACCTCGCAGGCCCTGCGGCTGCTGCTGCGCCAGAACGTGGACATCGTATATCTCTCGACCGAAGGGCGCTTTGAGGGACGACTGGCGACCGAGTTCCATCCGCACGTGGCCCTCCGGTTGGCGCAGTACGAGGCAGCCCGTGATCCGCAGCGCGCCCTGCCACTGGCGCGGCAGTTTGTGCGCGGAAAACTGCAGAATATGGCCCGGTTGCTTCGCCACTACGCGCAGGACTATCGAAACAGCACGCTCGAGGCCACCGCTGCAGCAATCGAAAGCGATCTGCAGCATCTGTCCGAGCTGAAGTCGCCGGACGCCGTGCGGGGACTGGAGGGAGCCGCTACCCGCCGCTATTTCTCGGTTTTCAATGAAATGCTGCGGCCGGAAGCGCACGAACCGATCGACTGGCCGGTTTTCCCCGGGCGCAACCGGCGCCCCCCCACCGATCCGGTCAATGCCACGCTGGGCTATCTCTACGCCCTGCTGCTCGGCAATCTCGTAACGGCCTGTGCAGTAGCCGGGCTCGATCCCTATGTGGGCTATCTGCACACACCGGCCTATGGACGCCCCTCGCTGGCGCTCGACCTGATGGAGGAGTTTCGCGCCCCGATAGCCGACCGGCTGACGCTGCACCTGTTCAATCGCGGGAAATTGCGTCCCCGCCACTTCGAGGAGCGTAGTGGTGGGGTGTACCTGAACGAAGAAGGCCGTGCGGTTGTGCTGGCTGCCTGGCAGGAATGGCGGCAGCAGGTAAGTCGGCATCCGGTGCTCGGTCTTGAAATGTCGCAGATGCGCCACTTCGAGGCGCAGGCGCGATTGCTGGCGCGTACCCTCCAGGAGCCCGGCGCCGAATACACGCCGTTTGTTGCATAG
- a CDS encoding dual OB domain-containing protein — MNKIKVLIVARTRTNNDQMRCIGGLAWEENEAQCYSVRLMNPRDLYRGRIIRRGFKGFWDTSAPYRIGDVWELTVRELEQKIPPHVEDVIVEDAILLKKIRVSEMYDRILYMLQKSRLPILWRGDPNNLFDGKIQFNKNGKGYIDKNNVSKCSTGFWLPDKNLYKSYDSNNKLCYRYKADNNRLYYIPYVGVFSKTPPVIKEGSLIRVSLSRWHRETEMCWLMISGWFEPPHPRLSCDLYG; from the coding sequence ATGAATAAAATAAAAGTACTGATTGTTGCTCGTACTCGTACCAACAATGATCAGATGAGATGTATAGGTGGACTGGCTTGGGAGGAAAATGAGGCCCAATGTTATAGTGTTCGCCTGATGAACCCTCGTGATCTTTATAGAGGAAGGATAATCAGGCGAGGGTTTAAAGGTTTCTGGGATACGTCTGCGCCCTATCGGATTGGAGATGTCTGGGAGCTCACTGTAAGAGAGCTTGAACAAAAAATTCCTCCTCATGTAGAAGACGTGATTGTTGAAGATGCCATACTTTTGAAAAAGATCAGAGTAAGTGAAATGTATGACAGAATCCTCTATATGCTTCAAAAATCGAGATTGCCAATTTTGTGGCGCGGCGATCCTAACAACTTATTTGACGGAAAGATTCAGTTTAATAAGAATGGAAAGGGATATATAGATAAAAATAACGTTTCGAAATGCAGCACTGGATTTTGGTTGCCCGATAAGAATCTTTATAAAAGCTATGATTCTAACAATAAACTATGCTATCGGTATAAAGCAGATAATAATAGACTTTACTATATACCCTACGTAGGAGTCTTTTCAAAAACACCACCTGTCATAAAGGAAGGTTCGCTTATTCGCGTATCCCTTTCGAGATGGCATCGAGAAACAGAGATGTGCTGGCTGATGATCTCCGGCTGGTTTGAGCCTCCGCATCCGCGTCTCTCTTGCGACCTGTATGGCTAA
- a CDS encoding DUF488 domain-containing protein — MIEQIFTIGVYGRDEDSFFDTLQQNKIDTFCDIRQRRGVRGREYKFVNKNYLCQKLDKLGIRYVYLKELAPPREVRAIQRAVDQKKSILKRQRTLLSHAFIEAYKQACLSKISPVDIFAKLPVDSKRIVFFCVEKDPRACHRSILTDWIEQKENIPVVHL; from the coding sequence ATGATTGAGCAAATCTTTACAATTGGTGTCTATGGGAGAGACGAGGATAGTTTTTTTGACACTTTGCAGCAAAATAAAATCGATACCTTCTGTGATATTCGTCAACGCAGAGGAGTAAGGGGTCGTGAATATAAATTCGTAAATAAAAATTATCTGTGTCAAAAGTTGGACAAACTGGGTATCAGGTATGTTTACCTGAAAGAATTGGCACCTCCCAGAGAAGTAAGGGCCATCCAGAGAGCAGTCGATCAAAAAAAATCCATTCTCAAGCGCCAGCGTACCCTGCTTTCCCATGCATTTATTGAAGCATATAAACAGGCTTGTCTATCTAAAATATCTCCTGTTGATATCTTTGCAAAACTTCCAGTAGATTCAAAACGCATCGTGTTTTTCTGTGTGGAGAAAGATCCTCGCGCCTGTCATAGATCTATCTTGACCGACTGGATTGAACAAAAGGAAAATATACCCGTAGTTCATCTATGA
- a CDS encoding DUF488 domain-containing protein, translated as MNEVQPLFTVGYGTSSIEEFINVLKQYEIKCIVDIRSNPYSKFNPDFSIGTLKNHLEKNGIAYEYMGDTLGGKPTDESCLENDKPIFSVIKEKDFFKEGIRKLLSLWRYYQPQRIALMCACQYPDKCHRSKLVGQYIYETRSDNDIRIIHIYKDKNGEYKVIEQDKVILKIVSGQLNLFGFDFESKIAVSGKKIKKDA; from the coding sequence ATGAATGAGGTGCAGCCGCTTTTCACAGTGGGATATGGCACTTCCTCAATAGAGGAGTTTATCAATGTGCTCAAACAGTATGAAATTAAATGCATTGTGGACATACGCTCGAATCCTTATTCAAAATTCAATCCCGACTTTTCTATAGGAACGCTGAAGAATCATTTAGAAAAAAATGGAATTGCATATGAGTACATGGGGGATACTCTTGGGGGTAAACCTACAGACGAAAGCTGCCTCGAAAACGATAAACCGATATTTTCTGTAATAAAAGAAAAAGATTTTTTCAAAGAGGGAATTCGGAAGTTACTTTCGTTGTGGAGATACTATCAGCCACAGCGAATTGCTCTAATGTGTGCCTGTCAGTATCCTGATAAATGTCATCGAAGTAAGCTCGTTGGACAATATATATATGAGACCAGAAGTGACAACGATATACGTATTATTCATATTTACAAAGATAAAAATGGTGAATATAAAGTTATCGAACAGGACAAAGTTATTTTGAAAATTGTCAGCGGTCAGTTAAATCTTTTTGGTTTTGACTTCGAAAGCAAAATTGCCGTTTCCGGAAAGAAAATTAAAAAAGATGCCTGA